One window of the Arthrobacter sp. D5-1 genome contains the following:
- a CDS encoding GDSL-type esterase/lipase family protein, with translation MEDRKLRIAAVGDELLAGLGDPRALGWLGRVLARTPQDAVVVESFPLPCPMEGTEGLAARWQDEAGRRFSDTHENRLVIGLSGRDLEFGLSTARSRLNLANILDGASHSSVEVFVVGPPPTLDPARNKRLAELNTAFADVTTRRNHHYVDTFSPLLNHEQWRTDLAANGGTPGQAGYGLIAWLVLHRGWFQWLNIAQPE, from the coding sequence GTGGAAGACAGGAAGCTGCGTATCGCAGCTGTAGGAGATGAACTGCTCGCGGGCCTGGGGGATCCCCGCGCCTTGGGCTGGCTCGGACGAGTGCTGGCCCGAACGCCCCAGGACGCCGTCGTAGTGGAGAGTTTCCCGCTCCCCTGCCCCATGGAAGGCACTGAGGGCTTGGCCGCCCGGTGGCAGGATGAAGCCGGAAGGCGCTTCAGCGACACCCACGAGAACCGCCTGGTGATCGGACTTTCGGGCCGCGACCTCGAGTTCGGCCTGTCCACGGCGCGCAGTCGATTGAACCTGGCCAACATCCTCGACGGAGCCTCGCACAGCAGCGTGGAGGTCTTCGTGGTGGGACCCCCGCCTACGCTGGACCCGGCACGAAACAAACGGCTCGCGGAACTCAACACAGCTTTCGCCGATGTCACCACGCGGCGCAACCACCACTACGTTGACACGTTCTCTCCCTTGCTCAATCATGAGCAGTGGAGGACGGACCTTGCAGCCAATGGGGGAACACCGGGCCAGGCCGGCTACGGATTGATTGCGTGGCTCGTCCTGCACCGCGGCTGGTTCCAATGGCTTAACATCGCTCAACCGGAGTAG
- a CDS encoding hemolysin family protein, with amino-acid sequence MEWILLLAGFALILGTGFFVAVEFSLVALDQASVQRAVDNGDHGAAPLLKCLKSLSTQLSSCQLGITLTTLLTGFVMEPSLGQLLGGPLASLGLGPEAAHSVALILAMAVATLLSMLIGELVPKNMAIALAFPLGKRLARPQLMFTAVFKPAIVVLNGFSNKVLNLFGLEAKEEISGARTPAELASLVRRSAELGTLDAGTANFVARTLNFSGRTAADVMTPRIRMETIDADQPVSDILDAARRTGYSRFPVIGDSTDDIRGVVHVKKAVAVPAERRAKLEAGAIMTDVLQVPETIHLDALLSELREGNLQLAVVLDEYGGTAGITTLEDLVEEIVGEVADEHDKVRPGVLQSASGDWYFPGLLRPDEVSEQIPNLTVPDESAYETVGGYVMSQLGRIARTGDVVDTGGGTLTVTRMDGRRIDRICFHHVESDESTPESAENPRHEAGAV; translated from the coding sequence GTGGAATGGATTCTTCTCCTCGCCGGCTTTGCCTTGATCCTGGGTACCGGCTTCTTTGTAGCAGTTGAGTTTTCCTTGGTTGCGTTGGACCAAGCCAGCGTTCAGCGTGCGGTTGATAACGGCGATCATGGTGCTGCGCCGCTGCTGAAGTGCCTCAAATCGCTGTCCACGCAGCTTTCCAGTTGCCAGCTCGGGATTACCCTGACCACGCTGCTGACCGGCTTCGTCATGGAACCGTCCTTGGGGCAACTTCTTGGGGGTCCGCTTGCGTCCCTGGGGCTTGGTCCGGAGGCAGCGCATTCAGTGGCCTTGATCCTGGCGATGGCTGTCGCCACCCTCTTGTCGATGCTGATCGGCGAACTGGTTCCCAAGAACATGGCCATCGCCCTTGCGTTCCCTTTGGGTAAGCGCCTTGCCCGCCCGCAGCTGATGTTCACGGCCGTTTTCAAGCCGGCCATCGTGGTTCTTAACGGGTTCTCGAACAAGGTGCTGAATCTGTTCGGCCTTGAGGCCAAGGAAGAGATCTCCGGGGCAAGGACCCCCGCAGAGCTGGCCTCCTTGGTGAGGCGCTCCGCTGAGCTGGGGACTTTGGACGCCGGGACCGCCAACTTTGTTGCCCGCACCCTGAACTTCTCCGGGCGTACGGCGGCAGATGTCATGACACCGCGCATCCGCATGGAAACCATCGACGCCGACCAGCCTGTGTCCGACATCCTCGACGCCGCACGGCGCACCGGATATTCACGTTTCCCTGTTATTGGTGATTCCACGGACGATATCCGCGGCGTGGTGCACGTCAAGAAAGCCGTGGCTGTCCCGGCAGAGCGCCGGGCCAAGCTTGAGGCCGGTGCGATCATGACCGATGTCCTGCAGGTTCCCGAAACCATCCACCTGGATGCACTGCTGTCCGAATTGCGCGAGGGTAACCTGCAGTTGGCCGTCGTACTGGACGAGTACGGCGGAACCGCAGGAATCACCACCCTGGAAGACCTGGTGGAAGAGATCGTCGGTGAGGTCGCTGACGAGCACGATAAGGTCCGCCCCGGAGTGCTGCAGAGCGCGTCCGGCGACTGGTACTTCCCGGGGCTCTTGCGGCCGGATGAGGTTTCCGAGCAGATACCCAACCTCACAGTGCCCGACGAGTCCGCGTATGAGACTGTGGGCGGCTATGTCATGAGCCAGCTTGGTCGTATTGCCAGGACGGGAGACGTCGTGGACACGGGGGGCGGGACGCTCACGGTGACCAGGATGGATGGCCGAAGGATAGACCGGATCTGTTTCCATCATGTGGAGTCGGATGAGTCCACTCCGGAGAGCGCAGAGAATCCGCGTCATGAAGCGGGGGCCGTATGA
- a CDS encoding zinc ABC transporter substrate-binding protein → MILILSRSEVLVRRSAARLSMAASAALAALFLSSCAGTAGASDSSSPSAIEVVTSTNVYGDVVKAIGGDKVNVNAIITKTSQDPHSYEASAQDKLVISKAKLVVENGGGYDEFLHKIADETKVGHENMISAVEISGLAPEEEAHSGESHSEEGHTHNHGEFNEHVWYSLDTMGKLADAVAAKLGILDAGSAATFTANAEAFKTKLADLTGKLDAVKAANDHAPVAVTEPVPLYLLEAAGLENKTPEAYSAAIEEETDVPAAVLKETTDLVSAKSVRFLAYNEQTEGPQTESVKRAAEAAGVPVVNFTETLPDGKDYLQWMSDNVESVSSALKK, encoded by the coding sequence TTGATTCTCATTTTGAGTAGATCCGAGGTTCTCGTGCGTCGTTCCGCCGCCCGCCTGTCCATGGCTGCTTCCGCAGCCCTTGCCGCCCTGTTTCTTTCTTCCTGCGCGGGGACAGCAGGGGCAAGCGATTCATCGTCGCCAAGTGCCATTGAAGTAGTCACCTCGACGAATGTCTATGGGGATGTCGTGAAGGCCATTGGCGGGGACAAAGTCAACGTGAACGCCATCATCACCAAGACCAGCCAGGACCCGCACTCCTATGAGGCAAGTGCCCAGGACAAGCTGGTCATTTCCAAGGCCAAGCTCGTGGTGGAGAACGGCGGAGGCTATGACGAGTTCCTCCACAAAATTGCTGATGAGACCAAAGTCGGCCATGAAAACATGATCAGCGCCGTGGAAATCTCCGGGCTCGCCCCGGAAGAAGAAGCCCACAGCGGGGAATCCCACAGTGAAGAAGGCCACACCCACAACCACGGCGAGTTCAATGAGCACGTCTGGTACAGCTTGGACACCATGGGCAAGCTCGCCGATGCAGTTGCTGCCAAGCTCGGCATCCTGGATGCGGGATCGGCCGCGACCTTCACAGCCAATGCCGAAGCCTTCAAAACCAAACTCGCCGACCTCACCGGAAAACTCGACGCCGTCAAGGCCGCAAACGACCATGCGCCGGTAGCTGTCACCGAGCCCGTGCCCCTGTACCTCCTTGAAGCTGCCGGCCTGGAAAACAAGACCCCGGAGGCTTACAGCGCTGCCATTGAAGAGGAAACAGATGTCCCGGCCGCGGTATTGAAGGAAACCACGGACCTGGTCTCTGCCAAATCCGTGCGGTTCCTGGCGTACAACGAGCAGACCGAAGGACCGCAGACTGAATCCGTCAAGCGGGCCGCGGAAGCTGCGGGCGTGCCAGTGGTGAACTTCACCGAGACGCTGCCCGATGGCAAGGATTACCTCCAGTGGATGTCCGACAACGTGGAATCGGTCTCCTCCGCACTCAAGAAGTAG
- a CDS encoding DUF4097 family beta strand repeat-containing protein — protein MSEELWTVTGPQTIDVDDVRSLKLGIVKGRFDVMTHDQPSVRVEISEITGDPLTVTLVDGRLEVRHQLQGPQGWFRNLMGTVNNTSTNSVVVGIALPPGVDVEAGTVSGDGLVSGISGRTRLNTVSGSVMADGTSGELHVNTVSGEVIVRNHDGVLTAKSVSGEVTASGKFKNVRASTVSGDLSFDLQDYTNDLGANSVSGDLTIRLPYDVGLDIVAKSASGTVVIDDQMYAQPGSNVHTIVGPDEKLMLVRTNTVSGKTYIMHGSAPAQDNNHPIPGEAGL, from the coding sequence ATGTCTGAGGAACTATGGACCGTCACCGGCCCTCAAACCATTGATGTGGACGATGTCCGCTCTCTGAAACTGGGAATCGTCAAGGGCCGCTTTGACGTTATGACCCACGACCAGCCTTCTGTCCGCGTTGAAATCAGCGAAATCACCGGCGACCCCCTCACGGTAACGCTCGTGGACGGCCGTTTGGAAGTCCGTCACCAACTGCAAGGGCCGCAAGGGTGGTTTCGCAACCTGATGGGCACCGTCAACAACACCAGTACCAACTCAGTGGTTGTCGGCATCGCCCTTCCGCCCGGTGTGGATGTCGAGGCGGGAACGGTCAGCGGCGACGGACTGGTGTCCGGAATCAGCGGACGGACACGCCTGAACACCGTCTCAGGCTCCGTTATGGCAGATGGAACCAGCGGCGAGTTGCACGTGAACACCGTCAGCGGCGAGGTCATCGTCAGGAACCACGACGGCGTCCTGACCGCCAAGAGCGTCTCAGGCGAAGTGACCGCTTCGGGCAAGTTCAAGAACGTCCGGGCCAGCACTGTCAGCGGTGACCTCAGCTTCGATCTCCAGGACTATACCAACGACCTCGGGGCGAACTCCGTCTCCGGCGACCTGACCATCAGGCTTCCCTACGACGTCGGCCTGGACATTGTGGCCAAGTCAGCCAGCGGAACCGTAGTGATCGACGACCAGATGTATGCCCAACCCGGCAGCAACGTGCACACGATTGTAGGCCCGGACGAAAAGCTCATGCTGGTGCGCACCAACACGGTCTCCGGCAAGACCTACATCATGCACGGGTCAGCACCGGCACAGGACAACAACCACCCGATCCCCGGGGAAGCGGGCCTCTGA
- a CDS encoding metal ABC transporter ATP-binding protein → MDRGQLLTPVVSLRGASLQFGKRALWRDLDLDINPGEFFAVLGPNGSGKTSFLKVLLGLQELHSGTVSLGGHPVERGSKRIGYIPQQKSFAPDTPLRARDLVGLGIDGHRWGMRFSAGKVNPRIDELLELVGASDYAKVPVGQLSGGEQQRLRVAQALATEPQVLLCDEPLLSLDLHHQQGVSSLINKQCHERNSAVVFVTHEINPVIDYVDRVLYLAGGQFRVGTPQEVMTTEVLSELYNSHVEVIHANGRIVVVGLPDATTHFHDDAHATAGEEF, encoded by the coding sequence ATGGATCGAGGACAACTTTTGACACCGGTAGTGAGCCTCCGTGGAGCGAGCCTTCAGTTCGGCAAGAGGGCGCTCTGGCGGGATCTCGACCTCGACATCAATCCCGGCGAGTTCTTCGCTGTGCTGGGTCCCAACGGCAGCGGCAAGACCAGCTTCCTGAAGGTTCTCCTTGGGCTGCAGGAACTGCATTCAGGGACTGTCTCCCTGGGCGGCCATCCGGTGGAACGAGGCAGCAAGCGGATCGGCTACATCCCGCAGCAAAAGTCGTTTGCTCCAGACACACCCCTGCGCGCACGGGACCTGGTGGGCTTGGGAATCGACGGGCACAGGTGGGGCATGCGGTTCTCGGCCGGTAAGGTCAACCCGAGGATAGATGAATTACTCGAGCTGGTGGGGGCTTCCGACTATGCGAAGGTGCCAGTGGGGCAACTCTCCGGGGGCGAGCAGCAACGGCTCAGAGTGGCACAAGCACTGGCCACGGAGCCGCAGGTGCTGCTGTGCGACGAGCCTCTCCTCTCCCTGGATCTGCACCACCAGCAGGGCGTCAGCTCGCTGATCAACAAGCAATGCCACGAGCGGAACAGTGCAGTGGTTTTCGTGACCCACGAGATCAACCCGGTGATCGACTATGTTGACCGGGTCCTCTACCTTGCCGGCGGCCAGTTCCGTGTGGGAACGCCCCAGGAAGTCATGACCACGGAAGTCCTTTCGGAGCTGTACAACAGCCATGTGGAGGTCATCCACGCCAACGGAAGGATCGTCGTCGTCGGTCTCCCTGACGCAACCACGCACTTCCATGACGATGCCCATGCAACCGCCGGGGAGGAGTTCTAG
- a CDS encoding hemolysin family protein, whose amino-acid sequence MSDWVGIVWLVVLLIGNAFFVGAEFAVMSARRSQIEPLAEAGSKRAQTTLRAMENVSLMLACAQLGITVCSLLILQVAEPAIHHLLAEPLELVGVPVELADIIAFAIALLFVTFLHVTFGEMVPKNISVSVADKAALLLAPPLMFIARLVNPIIWTLNWLANHILRLMKIEPKDEVSSSFTLEEVQSIVQESTRHGLVDDETGLLSGALEFSEHTASHIMVPLDKLVVLKTASTPVDLEKAVSRTGFSRFPMVDDDGELAGYLHVKDILSIPDEGRRHPIAEGRIRSFANLAPDDEIEQAMSVMQRTGSHLARVIGADGETQGVLFLEDVIEQLVGEIRDATQATGIRRYGDQQVK is encoded by the coding sequence ATGAGCGACTGGGTAGGAATTGTCTGGCTCGTTGTTCTCCTGATCGGCAACGCCTTCTTCGTCGGTGCCGAGTTTGCCGTCATGTCTGCACGCCGCAGCCAGATCGAGCCCTTGGCCGAAGCCGGATCAAAGCGCGCGCAGACAACACTGCGCGCCATGGAAAACGTGTCGTTGATGCTTGCCTGTGCACAACTGGGCATCACCGTCTGTTCCCTGTTGATCCTTCAGGTTGCCGAACCGGCCATCCACCACTTGTTGGCCGAGCCCCTTGAGCTGGTGGGCGTTCCGGTTGAACTGGCGGACATCATCGCCTTTGCGATCGCCTTGCTGTTCGTCACGTTCCTGCATGTCACTTTCGGCGAGATGGTTCCGAAGAACATCTCGGTTTCCGTAGCCGACAAGGCGGCACTGTTGTTGGCCCCGCCGTTGATGTTCATTGCACGCCTGGTGAACCCCATCATCTGGACCCTGAACTGGCTGGCCAACCACATCCTGCGGCTGATGAAGATTGAGCCTAAGGACGAGGTGTCCTCCTCGTTCACCCTGGAGGAAGTGCAGTCGATCGTCCAGGAGTCCACACGCCATGGTTTGGTGGACGACGAAACTGGCTTGTTGAGCGGTGCACTGGAGTTCTCGGAGCATACGGCTTCGCACATCATGGTTCCCTTGGACAAATTGGTGGTGCTTAAGACTGCCTCTACTCCGGTGGACCTGGAAAAGGCGGTCAGCCGCACGGGATTCTCCCGTTTCCCCATGGTGGACGACGACGGCGAACTCGCCGGATACCTGCACGTGAAGGACATCCTGTCCATCCCGGACGAGGGCCGGCGGCATCCCATCGCCGAGGGGCGCATCCGTTCCTTTGCAAACCTTGCGCCGGACGACGAAATCGAGCAGGCCATGTCCGTCATGCAGCGGACGGGATCGCACCTGGCCCGTGTCATCGGCGCCGACGGAGAGACCCAGGGCGTCCTCTTCCTGGAGGACGTCATTGAACAGTTGGTTGGTGAGATCCGCGACGCCACCCAGGCGACCGGTATCCGCCGCTATGGAGATCAACAGGTCAAGTAG
- a CDS encoding metal ABC transporter permease, with product MDLDTILQTIFNFENYGELLVLVQNSIWAGAVLGLLGGLVGTFVMKRDLAFAVHGISELSFAGAAFALLIGADIIFGSLVGSVAAAVLLGFMGVRARDKNSIIGVIMPFGLGLGILFLALYEGRAANKFGLLTGQIVSVDTVQLQVLAGTAVVVMIALAAIWRPLSFASVDPEMAEARGVPVRGLAIGFMVLLGVSVALSIQIVGALLVLALLITPAAAALRVTTSPKLVVVLSVVFAMTATVGGILLALGSRIPISPYVTTLSFLIYVVCRVIGRVRANRGLNGRVSRDQPAGAL from the coding sequence ATGGACCTCGACACGATTCTGCAGACCATTTTCAACTTCGAGAACTACGGCGAGTTGCTGGTCCTCGTCCAGAACTCCATTTGGGCTGGAGCCGTACTGGGTCTGTTGGGCGGGTTGGTGGGCACGTTCGTGATGAAGCGGGACTTGGCTTTCGCTGTCCACGGCATTTCGGAACTGTCCTTCGCCGGAGCTGCGTTTGCCTTGCTGATCGGTGCGGACATCATCTTTGGCTCCTTGGTCGGCTCAGTGGCGGCCGCTGTGCTGCTGGGCTTCATGGGCGTCCGGGCGCGGGACAAGAACTCGATCATCGGTGTCATCATGCCGTTCGGCCTGGGGCTGGGCATCCTGTTCCTGGCCCTCTATGAGGGCCGCGCGGCCAACAAGTTCGGACTGCTGACCGGTCAGATTGTTTCCGTGGACACCGTGCAGCTGCAGGTTCTTGCAGGAACTGCAGTGGTGGTGATGATCGCCTTGGCGGCAATCTGGCGGCCGCTGAGCTTTGCCAGCGTAGACCCCGAAATGGCGGAAGCCAGGGGGGTTCCGGTTCGCGGCCTGGCCATTGGGTTCATGGTGCTGCTGGGTGTCAGTGTGGCGCTGTCCATCCAGATCGTTGGCGCTCTGCTGGTCCTTGCGTTGCTGATTACGCCGGCAGCAGCTGCGCTTCGGGTGACCACCTCACCGAAGTTGGTGGTAGTGCTGAGCGTGGTTTTCGCGATGACGGCTACCGTTGGCGGAATCCTGCTGGCACTCGGCAGCCGGATTCCCATCAGCCCGTACGTCACCACGCTGTCGTTCCTGATCTACGTGGTGTGCAGGGTGATCGGACGGGTCAGGGCCAACAGGGGCCTCAACGGACGGGTGTCGCGGGACCAGCCGGCAGGCGCCCTCTAG
- a CDS encoding multifunctional oxoglutarate decarboxylase/oxoglutarate dehydrogenase thiamine pyrophosphate-binding subunit/dihydrolipoyllysine-residue succinyltransferase subunit: MPEQPSHRLPEEFGGNEWLVDELYERYQQDKNSVDTKWWPLFESFASADGTSSNGNSAAPSAANPPTQVLPVVAPAAAAPAPAPAAPAAAAEPAAPAAPAPAKKAPATVARDGAKKPAAGTTAQPIPAQLPKSTKAPTAPEEDVVSVLRGPAKAIATNMVTSLEVPTATSVRAVPAKLLIDNRVVINSNLARARGGKVSFTHLIGYAVVRALSQFPSMNVYYDEIDGKPSAVQPAHVNFGIAIDMPKPDGTRLLMVPNIKKAETMDFAEFWHTYEDLIKRARNGKLTADDHAGTTVSLTNPGGIGTVHSVPRLSKGQAAIIGVGALDYPAEFQGASEKIIAQNAISKILTLTSTYDHRVIQGAGSGEFLKLVHQLLLGAQNFYDEIFEALRIPYEPVRWSPDLQVDPADEINKVARIQQLIHSYRVRGHLMADTDPLEYVQRKHPDLDVLTYGLTLWDLDREWPTGGFGGKPQLKFRDILGVLRDAYCRTTGIEYMHIQEPAERKWFQDQLEHPYSKPSREEQLRIVSKLNAAEAFETFLQTKFVGQKRFSLEGGESLIPLLDAVISDAADDGLDEVAIGMAHRGRLNVLTNIAGKTYAQVFREFEGTQDPRSVQGSGDVKYHLGTEGTFTSDNGKQTKVYLAANPSHLEAVDSVLEGIVRAKQDRLDQGESFPVLPIMVHGDAAFAGQGVVAETLNLSQLRGYRTGGTIHVIVNNQVGFTTAPSSSRSSTYSTDVAKMIQAPVFHVNGDDPEAVVRVAQLAYEFRQRFHKDVVIDMVCYRRRGHNEGDDPSMTQPLMYNLIEAKRSVRKLYTESLIGRGDITEEEAEQLLRDYQERLERVFAETHAAQTSPIPIITADSAAVSDIERPIAQQADFGTNSPASTAISAETLARIGKAHLEIPDGFTVHSKLKQLLEKREQMSREGGIDWGFGEIAAFGSLIMEGVPVRLAGQDSRRGTFVQRHAVFHDRANGNEWLPLGNLSDDQAKLWIYDSLLSEYAAMGFEYGYSVERPDALVLWEAQFGDFVNGAQTIIDEFISSAEQKWGQRSSLVLMLPHGYEGQGPDHSSARIERFLQMCAEDNMIVANPTTAASHFHLLRRQAYSRPRKPLIIFTPKQLLRLKGAASAVEDFTTGGFRPVIADPEVQPANVDRVILVSGRLYYDLLSNRQKSGDTSTAIIRVEQLYPLPKAEIDAELAKYPNADIVWAQDEPANQGPWPFMGLNLAPDLDRKLRLVSRPASASTAAGSMKRHAAEQDALIKQAFERK, encoded by the coding sequence GTGCCAGAGCAGCCCAGCCACCGTCTACCAGAGGAATTTGGCGGAAACGAGTGGCTCGTTGACGAACTGTACGAGCGGTACCAACAGGACAAGAACTCGGTCGACACCAAGTGGTGGCCGCTCTTTGAATCCTTTGCTTCTGCTGACGGCACTTCTTCCAACGGAAACTCCGCAGCTCCTTCAGCTGCCAATCCACCCACCCAAGTACTTCCCGTGGTAGCCCCGGCTGCAGCGGCTCCGGCACCGGCGCCGGCCGCTCCTGCCGCTGCCGCGGAACCGGCTGCACCGGCGGCACCCGCCCCGGCGAAAAAAGCACCGGCCACCGTTGCCCGGGACGGAGCAAAGAAGCCCGCAGCCGGAACCACGGCACAGCCCATTCCTGCACAGCTGCCCAAGAGCACCAAGGCGCCTACGGCACCTGAGGAAGATGTCGTTTCCGTCCTCCGGGGTCCGGCCAAGGCCATCGCCACCAACATGGTGACAAGCCTTGAAGTACCTACCGCCACGAGTGTCCGCGCAGTTCCCGCCAAGCTGCTCATTGACAACCGGGTGGTCATCAACTCCAACCTTGCCCGTGCCCGCGGTGGCAAGGTCTCCTTTACGCATCTCATCGGCTACGCCGTTGTCCGGGCGTTGTCCCAGTTCCCGTCGATGAACGTCTACTACGACGAAATCGACGGCAAGCCCAGTGCTGTGCAGCCCGCACACGTCAACTTCGGCATCGCCATTGACATGCCCAAGCCCGATGGCACCCGCCTCCTGATGGTTCCCAACATCAAGAAGGCCGAGACCATGGACTTCGCTGAGTTCTGGCACACCTATGAGGACCTGATCAAGCGCGCCCGTAACGGCAAGCTGACGGCAGACGACCACGCCGGCACCACGGTCTCCTTGACCAACCCCGGTGGCATCGGCACCGTGCACTCCGTGCCACGCCTCTCCAAGGGCCAGGCCGCCATCATCGGCGTCGGTGCCCTTGACTACCCCGCGGAGTTCCAGGGCGCCAGCGAGAAGATCATCGCCCAGAACGCCATCAGCAAGATCCTCACGCTGACGTCCACCTATGACCACCGTGTCATCCAGGGCGCCGGCAGCGGCGAGTTCCTCAAGCTTGTCCACCAGCTCCTGCTCGGTGCGCAGAACTTCTATGACGAGATCTTTGAAGCCCTGCGTATTCCCTACGAACCCGTCCGCTGGAGCCCGGACCTCCAGGTGGATCCTGCCGACGAGATCAACAAGGTTGCCCGCATCCAGCAGCTGATCCACTCCTACCGCGTCCGCGGTCACCTGATGGCGGACACCGATCCCCTGGAGTACGTCCAGCGCAAGCACCCGGACCTTGACGTCCTCACCTACGGCCTCACCCTGTGGGACCTGGACCGCGAATGGCCCACCGGCGGGTTCGGCGGCAAGCCGCAGCTCAAGTTCCGCGACATCCTCGGGGTCCTGCGTGACGCCTACTGCCGCACCACGGGCATCGAGTACATGCACATCCAGGAACCTGCAGAACGCAAGTGGTTCCAGGACCAGCTGGAGCACCCCTACTCCAAGCCGAGCCGTGAAGAGCAGCTGCGCATCGTTTCCAAGCTCAACGCAGCAGAAGCTTTCGAAACGTTCCTGCAGACCAAGTTCGTTGGTCAGAAGCGCTTCTCCCTGGAGGGTGGCGAGTCGCTGATTCCGTTGCTCGACGCCGTGATCTCGGACGCTGCCGACGACGGCCTGGACGAGGTTGCCATCGGCATGGCCCACCGCGGCCGCCTCAACGTGCTGACCAACATCGCCGGCAAGACCTACGCACAGGTCTTCCGCGAATTCGAAGGCACCCAGGACCCCCGCTCCGTGCAGGGCTCCGGTGACGTCAAGTACCACCTCGGTACGGAAGGCACCTTCACCTCGGACAACGGCAAGCAGACCAAGGTCTACCTCGCCGCCAACCCGTCCCACCTCGAAGCTGTGGACTCCGTCCTCGAAGGCATTGTCCGCGCCAAGCAGGACAGGCTGGATCAGGGCGAGTCGTTCCCCGTCCTGCCCATCATGGTCCACGGTGACGCCGCATTCGCCGGCCAGGGTGTTGTGGCTGAAACCCTCAACCTCTCGCAGCTGCGTGGTTACCGCACCGGCGGCACCATCCACGTGATCGTCAACAACCAGGTTGGCTTCACCACGGCGCCGTCGTCATCGCGCTCGTCCACGTACTCCACGGACGTTGCCAAGATGATCCAGGCACCGGTCTTCCACGTGAACGGCGACGACCCCGAGGCCGTGGTGCGTGTTGCCCAACTGGCCTACGAGTTCCGTCAGCGTTTCCACAAGGACGTTGTCATCGACATGGTCTGCTACCGCCGTCGCGGCCACAACGAGGGCGACGACCCCTCGATGACGCAGCCGCTCATGTACAACCTGATCGAAGCCAAGCGCTCCGTCCGCAAGCTGTACACCGAGTCGCTCATCGGCCGTGGTGATATCACCGAGGAAGAAGCAGAGCAGTTGCTCCGCGACTACCAGGAGCGCCTGGAGCGTGTCTTCGCTGAGACACACGCAGCGCAGACCTCGCCGATTCCGATCATCACGGCGGATTCCGCAGCTGTCTCGGACATCGAGCGTCCCATCGCCCAGCAGGCCGACTTCGGGACCAACTCCCCGGCGTCCACCGCCATTTCCGCTGAGACCCTTGCCCGCATCGGCAAGGCCCACCTGGAAATTCCGGATGGCTTCACGGTCCACTCCAAGCTGAAGCAGCTGCTGGAGAAGCGTGAGCAGATGTCCCGTGAGGGCGGCATCGACTGGGGCTTCGGCGAGATCGCGGCCTTTGGCTCGCTGATCATGGAGGGCGTGCCGGTCCGGTTGGCCGGACAGGACTCCCGCCGCGGTACGTTCGTGCAGCGTCACGCCGTCTTCCACGACCGCGCCAACGGCAACGAGTGGCTGCCGCTGGGCAACCTTTCCGATGACCAGGCCAAGCTGTGGATCTACGACTCCCTGCTGTCCGAATACGCAGCCATGGGCTTCGAATACGGCTACTCGGTGGAGCGCCCTGATGCCCTGGTCCTGTGGGAAGCGCAGTTCGGTGACTTCGTCAACGGCGCCCAGACCATCATTGACGAGTTCATTTCCTCGGCTGAACAGAAGTGGGGCCAGCGCTCATCGCTGGTGCTCATGCTTCCGCATGGATATGAAGGCCAGGGTCCGGACCACTCCTCTGCACGCATTGAGCGTTTCCTGCAGATGTGCGCCGAGGACAACATGATCGTGGCCAACCCCACCACCGCTGCCTCGCACTTCCACCTGTTGCGTCGCCAGGCCTACAGCCGTCCGCGCAAGCCGTTGATCATCTTCACGCCGAAGCAGCTGCTCCGCCTCAAGGGCGCCGCATCCGCCGTCGAAGACTTCACAACGGGTGGCTTCAGGCCGGTCATTGCCGATCCCGAGGTTCAGCCGGCCAACGTGGACCGCGTCATCCTGGTCTCGGGCCGGTTGTACTACGACCTCCTGTCCAACCGGCAGAAGTCCGGCGATACCTCCACTGCCATCATCCGCGTTGAGCAGCTTTACCCGCTGCCCAAGGCTGAGATTGACGCAGAATTGGCCAAGTACCCGAACGCCGACATCGTTTGGGCACAGGACGAACCTGCCAACCAGGGTCCGTGGCCGTTCATGGGCCTGAACCTGGCACCGGACCTGGACCGCAAGCTCCGCTTGGTCTCGCGTCCGGCCTCGGCCTCCACGGCTGCCGGTTCCATGAAGCGCCACGCCGCTGAGCAGGATGCCCTGATCAAGCAGGCGTTCGAACGCAAGTAA